The following are from one region of the Geoalkalibacter subterraneus genome:
- a CDS encoding monovalent cation:proton antiporter family protein: protein MEIPLLGDISVIFGLAVAVLFVCHTLRIPSIVGFLLTGVVAGPHGLGLIKAVHEVELLAEIGVVMLLFTIGIEFSLKNLLRVKRAVLLAGSLQVFATLLVVYFIEVGLGADRGTAIFLGFLMALSSTAIVLKLLQERAEIDTPHGRTTLAILIFQDIIVVPMMLITPMLAGGTGDIGESLMLLVAKGLGVVVLVYLCARYVVPVLLYQVARTRSRELFLLTIVIICLATAWMTSSIGLSFALGAFLAGLIISESEYSHHALSNILPFRDIFTSLFFVSIGMLFDIKFLLAQPGTVFLIAMGILTLKAILAGVATVSLGFPLRTVILVGLGLSQVGEFSFILSKTGVDHGLLSGQTYQMFLAVAVVTMAATPFIVAGAPRFATLVEGLRGGPKGKGRRQEARNHPCMLGAFNDHIIIIGYGLNGRNVARAARAAGIDYAILEMNPETVREERAKGEPIFFGDAIREEVLEPLGIYCARVVVIAISDPVATRQVVSVVREENPKVHIIARTRYSSEMKTLYELGANEVIPEEFETSVEIFTRILGKYLVPQEEIEKFVAEVRADGYQMLRSLSLEHGAVDQLDLQLPGVEISSLRVSSHSPLVGKTLIETDLRQSYGVTVLAVQNKSGIVANPEAEIQIHSNDLLLVIGKPEQISAAASLTKGNVSHTGSQED from the coding sequence ATGGAAATTCCTCTTTTAGGCGATATCTCGGTTATTTTCGGTCTGGCGGTGGCCGTTCTTTTTGTATGCCATACGCTGCGTATCCCCTCGATTGTCGGCTTTCTGCTGACCGGCGTGGTGGCCGGCCCTCACGGGCTGGGGCTGATCAAAGCCGTCCATGAAGTTGAACTGCTGGCCGAAATCGGCGTGGTGATGCTGCTGTTCACCATCGGCATAGAGTTTTCACTCAAAAACCTGCTGCGGGTCAAGAGGGCAGTGCTTTTAGCTGGCTCTCTGCAGGTGTTCGCGACACTTTTGGTCGTTTATTTTATCGAGGTTGGCCTGGGGGCTGATCGCGGAACGGCCATCTTTCTTGGCTTTCTAATGGCCTTGAGCAGTACCGCGATTGTGCTCAAGCTATTGCAGGAGCGCGCCGAGATCGATACCCCCCACGGCCGCACCACCCTGGCGATTCTGATCTTTCAGGACATTATCGTCGTTCCCATGATGCTGATCACTCCCATGCTGGCAGGCGGCACTGGCGACATCGGCGAGTCGTTGATGCTGCTGGTGGCCAAAGGGTTGGGCGTGGTGGTTCTGGTGTATCTCTGTGCCCGCTATGTGGTGCCGGTTCTGCTTTATCAGGTGGCACGCACCCGCAGCCGTGAGCTCTTCCTGCTCACCATCGTCATTATCTGCCTGGCGACTGCCTGGATGACCTCCAGTATCGGCCTCTCCTTCGCCCTCGGGGCCTTCCTGGCGGGCCTGATCATCAGCGAGTCCGAATACAGTCATCATGCCTTGAGCAATATACTGCCCTTTCGCGATATTTTCACCAGTCTTTTTTTCGTTTCCATCGGTATGCTGTTCGATATCAAGTTCCTGCTGGCTCAACCAGGAACCGTTTTTCTGATCGCAATGGGAATCCTGACGCTGAAGGCGATCCTTGCCGGAGTGGCAACGGTGTCGTTGGGATTTCCACTGCGCACGGTTATTCTGGTGGGGCTGGGGTTGAGCCAGGTGGGCGAGTTCTCCTTTATCCTGAGCAAAACAGGGGTGGATCATGGCCTGCTGAGCGGGCAGACTTACCAGATGTTTCTGGCGGTTGCGGTGGTGACCATGGCCGCCACTCCCTTCATTGTTGCCGGTGCCCCGCGTTTTGCCACCCTGGTTGAGGGCTTGCGGGGAGGCCCAAAGGGCAAAGGGCGCAGACAGGAGGCGCGCAACCATCCGTGCATGCTGGGCGCCTTCAACGATCATATCATTATTATCGGTTATGGTCTCAACGGACGCAACGTTGCACGGGCGGCGCGAGCGGCGGGGATCGATTACGCTATTCTGGAGATGAACCCGGAGACGGTGCGTGAAGAGCGCGCCAAGGGAGAGCCGATTTTTTTTGGCGATGCGATACGCGAGGAAGTTCTTGAACCGCTTGGCATTTATTGCGCCCGCGTGGTGGTCATCGCCATCTCGGACCCGGTTGCCACACGCCAGGTTGTGTCGGTGGTCCGGGAGGAGAATCCCAAGGTTCATATTATTGCCCGGACCCGCTATTCCTCTGAAATGAAAACTCTTTACGAACTGGGAGCCAATGAAGTCATCCCCGAAGAGTTCGAAACCTCGGTGGAGATTTTCACCCGTATTCTCGGAAAATACCTGGTGCCGCAGGAAGAAATCGAAAAATTCGTGGCTGAAGTACGTGCAGACGGTTATCAGATGCTGCGCAGCCTTTCCCTTGAACACGGCGCGGTCGATCAGCTCGATCTTCAGTTGCCGGGCGTGGAGATCAGCTCGTTGCGGGTTTCTTCCCATTCACCGTTAGTCGGGAAAACTCTTATTGAAACCGACCTGCGTCAGAGTTACGGGGTGACAGTACTGGCAGTGCAGAACAAATCGGGCATCGTTGCCAATCCGGAGGCCGAAATTCAGATCCATTCCAACGACCTTCTGCTGGTGATCGGCAAGCCGGAACAGATTTCAGCAGCAGCATCACTGACCAAAGGCAATGTGTCGCACACTGGTTCTCAAGAGGATTGA